The segment CTGCGATAGGCTAAGTCTAGCAATCCCCAACTAGTTGATACTTCTGGATATTGGGCTTTTTCCCAATTTTCATCTTCTCCAGGAACACTAAACTGCAATTGTCCGCCTCTGGCTAGCATCCATAGTCTACCATCAGTGGTAAACCCCATATTCTCAACTCGACGAGAACTATTGCGGTTATGGGGTGTCCAAGCCTTTTGACCTGGTATCCAAGTCGAATAGAAGTTACCCTTAGCAGATACGGCGACATACTCTCCAGAAGGAGAACGAGAAATATTACGCACTACTCCCACAGCTTCAGCTACCAGAGCTTTCCAAGTCTTCCCTTCATCTGAAGTTCGATAGATAGCTCCTACTGTCGTACTCATTTCCGCCGAATCAGAACCTAGAGCTAGAACTCTATTGGGAGCGCCTGGTAATTTATTACTTAAGGAAATCCGAGACCAAGATTTACCTCCATCATCAGTGTGTAGAAGGATAGCTGGTTCTCCCACAATCCACCCTTCATCTCCAGAAAAACTGACGGAGTTTAATCTATATTTCTGCTCTCCTAATTCTAAATTTCGTGGCTCCCAACTTTCGCCACCGTCGGTTGATTCAAAAAAAGCGGAATCGCTACCTACAGCCCATCCATGTTGGCTATCTCCTGTGAAGGCTAAATCGAGGATGTTAGCCTCAGTGGACAAATTCAGCACTTTCCACGGATTATTTGGTAAAGATGCCAGTCCATTACAGCTAGTGCAAAGGAACAACGCTAAAAAAACTACCAGAATTTGTTTGAGATATCTCACCATTGATGACTAATTTTTTAATAAGAAACTGAAGCTCAGAAAAATCAAACTAACTGCCACTTCACCTTAAAGCAATCTCGCGTTTCTACTGCAACCCGTAAAGGCTAATAAAAAAGATCACCCCTAAGATTAAGCTACCGAAAATTAAGATATTCTTTTGCCCAGGAGTTAATCGATTGACTCCCACCCCATAATTCAAGTATTCTTTAAACCCTGAAGGCGTTTCGGCAGGACCCATGTTTTGAAATGCGGTGGCTTTGGCTCCGCAAATCGGAC is part of the Merismopedia glauca CCAP 1448/3 genome and harbors:
- a CDS encoding photosynthesis system II assembly factor Ycf48 — its product is MVRYLKQILVVFLALFLCTSCNGLASLPNNPWKVLNLSTEANILDLAFTGDSQHGWAVGSDSAFFESTDGGESWEPRNLELGEQKYRLNSVSFSGDEGWIVGEPAILLHTDDGGKSWSRISLSNKLPGAPNRVLALGSDSAEMSTTVGAIYRTSDEGKTWKALVAEAVGVVRNISRSPSGEYVAVSAKGNFYSTWIPGQKAWTPHNRNSSRRVENMGFTTDGRLWMLARGGQLQFSVPGEDENWEKAQYPEVSTSWGLLDLAYRSPDEVWLAGGSANLLCSFDGGKTWKKDTAVQDVASNFYKVTFLSPERGFVLGQRGVILKYNPAAAQA
- a CDS encoding rubredoxin, translating into MTTEAAEAQELDRYECKACGYIYEPEKGDSKHNIPAGTLFTELPAGWRCPICGAKATAFQNMGPAETPSGFKEYLNYGVGVNRLTPGQKNILIFGSLILGVIFFISLYGLQ